The Epinephelus lanceolatus isolate andai-2023 chromosome 16, ASM4190304v1, whole genome shotgun sequence nucleotide sequence cacacacacacacaatgtatgAGACACATGTGATTTACGTGGGACATAACTTGCAACCACGATGTGTGTGCTCTGCTCACCCTCGTATCCATCTGGGATGAACTTAATAGAGAGCAAGATGGTCCCACGACTGCTGATGGAGTCTGGATTCAAATGAACCTGTGATGAAGGGTGAAGGGGGAAGAGAGAAAAGATAAAGGTGAAGAAAAAGACACAggaagtgagagagagaaaaagcaaGGGGGGAGGAAGGCGTAAGTGTGGAAGCAGGAAAAGATTAAGGTTACATAAAACCTTAGTTGAAATTCACAGCATGTCTTCCTCTTCCCTTCAGCTCTCCCAGACACAAGAGACACTCCTCTCTGTACTCCGTGTCTCCAACAAAGCTGCTACACTGCTGTTACACACACTCTACTAAACAAATGTAGATGCAGACATCATGGTGTTTTGGTAAATATTAGTCTAGTGGTATTCAAACTGGCATGCTAATTAATGTGACTGGATGATTGTTTATTTGCATGTGAATCATTCATGTCTGCTCTTCCCTACCCGTGGCTGCAGGTCCTGCCACAGAGGCTGAGTGTAGGTCCAGTCCCAGACGCTCAGAGACACTTCCACCTCCCCGAGGAACACATTTCTGCCCAGGGGTTCGGCATGCCACACAGACAGGTTCAAGGTCCGGCTGCGCAGCTCTCCAACCCGCACTTTATACTACAGGATAAGAGCCAGAATCAGACAGGACGCACATGAGATGATGGAGGAGGCAAATGCAGGACAAAGACGTAAACTTGAAATCTGGTAGTTTATTGAACGATATCTTAAAGACTGGAGAAATGGTGACTGCAGTGCTGTGTTGTTGCAGGACATGTGGAGGAGAGCCGAGGGACAGATGGCAGATGGGGGATTTCTGTGGCGGCTGACGACTGTGTAATATGTAAATGAGAGTGTCTCACTCGGAGTGTCTGATCATAGACCGGGTTTAGcgtcttcttcttcactgcaGTTTTCTTCTTACTGTGACTCGACTTGTCCGGCAGGAGATAGGTTTTGACGTATCTGTGaacaatgcacacacagacacattattTTGACTCACTTTGCACGTGACGTCGTCGCAGAAGGATTCACACATGTGCTGTCACTTACGGATCAGAGCGATTCTTGCGTGCCGGAGCAATGTCCTCACAGCGATACACTTTGATGTGCAGCTCCTCCTTCTGGGTGTCGTAAGCCAATGAGAACTGGATACGGCCCTTCACCTCCACCACTCCAAAATCCCCTGAGCTGAACAGACTCATCATGCTTCCACTGAGCTATAACACATTCAGAACAGAGTGTTCAGCTCCTACGTCATTGTCCGGAGCTGAGTCATCCTGCTTCTCTGGATAGCCAATTAATcaaatgcgtgtgtgtgtgtgtgcatgcacgtatgtgtgtgtgcgtgtgtaccGTGTAGCCCGAATGAAGGCTGCCGTTGGAGCTGCTGGTTATCACAGAAGCTGGATCCGGCTCTGTCAGACTGCTGCTCAGAGAGTCAGTGTCCCCGTTGTGACCGTCGAATTCTTCctaaacgcacacacacacacacacacacccattatTCTCAAATGATCTATCACCTATCAGTTGGTGCCTGCTCCCTTTATAAGTCCTGCCCTTTAAAGGTTCGGTGTGAGGGATTAACGGGGATATATCAGGGTAAATGGATTATAATATGATAAGTATGTTCTCTTTAGTGTATTATCAGCCATAAATAAAAtcgtcttgtttttttgtatctcagaatcagctgtttttatcagttttaatcacctggtttgtttgtttatgagaCAAATCTATGGATAAATCgtctcccagtaaaaacctcctgaacaagaCACACAAGGAAtgaaccaggagaagttttagctggctGCAATCTCCAAtcgtcaccactagatgccactaaatccccctaaatcttacacactgctcctttaacgaCTTTATTATACTTCAccattaaaataacaaaatgtgtGACTGATTTagacatttaaataattcaCCTCAAGTTCCTCGGAGTGGCCATTACTTCTCCTGTCACACTCTGTGAGCAGAAACAAtaagttaataataataatactaggAGACAGCTTAACTGCTACAGAGGCACAAAGAGAGAGGCGTCCATACCTTTGGATGATGAGGAACTATTTCTGACCACGAGACTCTGGAATTGAAGATGATAATTCATATTTagatgatttgttttttaagcacagaacaaaaaagaagCATGTACACACAGACCTGTGTTGCGGGACTTTTTGTTCTGGATGTGAGTGCAGGTTTCAAACTTGCTAGACTcctgaaaacacaaattaaatattGGAAATGCAGCACCACACAGAAGTCACAAAAGTGAGATGAGctaatttttttcccctgtgacAGACCCTCCACTCTCCTCTGCGTTGCCGTCTTTCAATCTCGTCTCCGCCTCGGGAGAGGTGTTGTTGTTGAGCGAggtttcctctctctctccgttGAACAGTCCAGCCAGGGGCACAtctgttaccatggcaacaaatGCAGAACAATGACTGGGATATCCCTGTGACAGTGAGAAATAAGACCTGCAATTCTAATACTGCATCAACCAAAAACTCACCTCTGCTCTTGGTCTTCCTGTGACGTATGGTGGCGTGGACGAGCGCATAGGCCGACGACCGGTTGCGATGGCGTTTGCTGCGCTCCTCACTGAACCATTCTCCAGACAGAAAACGAAAACGtgctttgtctttctctgtctcctcgaGGACCCTACAGCGTTCAAATGGGACATAGCAAACAAACGTAATCCACTGTTGGCAAAAGTCAGCGACACAAATTAAACAGTCATTGTTGTCACTTCTGTCATGCAACCTACTTAGGATTTAAAAGACGTGTGTCAATCCTGCtaataaaaaagacacacacagaacttGACTTGCAGGGTTTTCATTTGCATTGACAATGACATGCACGTTTCTCTCTGATACATTCGCCGCCTTGACAGTAGAGCTgaaattagttgattaatctACAGAAAATTAACAATTGTGATAAGTGAGTCACTGTTTAAATTAATAATCAAGCAAAAATACTCTGGTTTAGCTTCTCAAATGTAAATAGACCTATCATGATGATTACATTGTCGACTTATCGAGATCAGCAAAAATGGTGAAGGTCATGTCCATATATCAGACAATATTGCCtgttgtgtttatatgtttGTTCACATAATAATGTCACCAAAATTTTTGCCACACATGATTAACAGCAGGGTTTTCCCAACCACTAAAAGACATGAACACAACACCTAGACCAAATGGACAGGAAGAAAAACATAATGAGAAATGTTTTACTGTCATTTCTGGtcaaattaaaagttaattgCACTttgaaagggtgtacttgcTTACAGCtacttattatgttattatattatcatatcAGTGGCATTAAATGGCCTTAAAATGACCATTCGGAGCGATTATTTTTGGGACGATTCATCGTTCAATAAAAGTAGTTATTAAGCAGGCCTGAATGTGAGGGTTTGCTCTCCATCATGGGATCAAGCATCTTACTGCTTTCTCAAGttttatagactaaacaatgaatcaattcatcaaaaaaaaaacatttaaaaaaagaagaaaaatgtaaTCAAATTTAGTTGTCAGCTGAGGCAGAAATTCAAAGATAACTGAACACAAACAGGGGACAACTGGATGACTATTAGATCTCATTAACTAATCAGAGGTCCTATGAGGTCTCTGTCTCATGTGGTAGTGACCAGTGATAAACAAGGCAcaaatatttttactgttttctaTATTCCCTCAACTGAGACAAGGCTGAATAACCAACCAGGCAAAGCAGGCAACTGTCTCTGGGCCCCGCACCCCAAGAAGCCCTCTAAAGCCCCACATTCACAGTGTAGCGAGTGATTTCTGGTCATTTCATTAACTGATTAACTGAAAGCTTGTTTGGAAACATGCATTATAAAGATCAATATCAACTGACGTGACGAGGGCATTAAGGTGGGTCCTGCTGATTTTGAGGCCCCTGACTCATATTGAAGAGGGCCTCTGTATCACAGCCTTCCTTATCTCGGCTGATATCAAGCTCACATGTTTCTATAACTACATTTCATACTGTTACACACCCAGCAAAACTTCTCATACAGAAATTGTTTTTCAATCTTAAAaagtatcataaaaaaaagtataaactCATACGAAAGTaattcctctcaatcatcaTCAGAGACTAACCCTGCGCTCTGCCTGTATTTActctttatttctctgtttcCGGAATTTCCTGGACACAGAGCACACGTATCCAACCCTAAGCACTGTACATCCAAGAGCAAGCAACCAAAATGGCAGACACTGCACAAAAAGAACACAAATATCATGTGGAGAAATCATGGGTGTGTAAAGacaactggatacagtgttggaggcagtCTCCTTCATGCCTATGACTGCTGCTCAGtggtaccctggaaatccagagttcttgcGAGAgcaaaatttgaatttgctcagcaagtcactctggcaatcagtaatgatgctcattatcCATGCCCTtgtagccgagctgcaccaatcacatcggtgtatctgatataggcgggacagaggcgagctaaacagatgacgacagcgctgcgacaacgaagtccggaatcagtcagtaggctatacattgcaagatggctacggatgaacaccagttgtttgaaatggctttCACCGCTACAATGAACAaattagacttggctttttctctaaaagaggaacagaagacggcactcgaatctttcctttgcaagaaggatatttttgctgttttgccgaccggatacggcaagagtctaatctaccagttagctccgctggtagcgctctggatacgtcaacccgtgtattgttctgattggtcgtagtgttatccaattgcgtgcagtgatattttcaaatgcatgcttggtgccgcccctcgagttggaccatttgcattactcatagccagaccctaaatctttctagatttgggtctggatttccaggctagctcagtggcacatgaagccaaaaatgtttgatttcaaGGGTATAAAACTGGCCAGATCGTCTGCATCGTTgtgcccatagagcaagcacactTGAGACTTTCATTGGCTAAGTGTCTAACATCCGGTTCAGAGAAGACAGAGTAGTTGTGCGCACATCCAGTCCTGCTTTAGGTCAAGTGCTGGATAATGGGGGTCCAtgcagaaagaagaagaaaatccgCACACTGAATTAGAGCTCCCAGTAAGTTTTTAATGACTAAAAAAGCAACGTTTCGACCCAAACGGTCTTCCTCAGGCAACTTcaaaagaatgaatgaaaaggCAGGTGGCAGGTATACATATAAGCTAAGAGCCAGGTGTCATCCCACCCACGtcatctgtcaatcaaacaaTCAGACAGTCGTTCAAGTGAGCTATATATAGGCATATGATGGCTACTTAGTATGCACAAAGGATTTGCATATCAATAAGTGCAAAGAATACAgatatacaaaataaacaaattattatTGGGGAAACACATAATACAAAAGAGACAACTTTACTATTAGACAAGAAACTTTTTAGAATATTTTAGtaaatattttaagattttttataattttgtagaaacaaacaaaacaaacaaacatggccttttcattcattcttttgAAGTTGCCTGAGGAAGACTGTTTGGGTTGAAACGTTGCTTTTTTAGTCATTAAAAACTTACTGGGAGCTCTAATTCAGTGTGcggattttcttcttctttctctcttttaacATCTGATTCAGCCCTCCCCGAACTTGAACAGGGACAAAACTGATATAATTTTTGTGGCTCTTccagacttttgaaatgttatcagacccaatggatcaaattctgatagtgaaacaagtcatgtTGTGGGAGTTGTGACCTTCTGAGGAAGAACTGTGTACTTGGTGTGCTGACGTATTTGGTTTTCTACTTCCTTGGTCCAGCACCCACTCCATTGGACGTTGGGACGTGCATGTCTTCtgtactgttttataaatgtaaatgtatccactgatttacagacatcgctctcacaatgtaagtctatggaaaaagtatttttgggccccatggcattGGGTGACGGACCAGGAAGCTGTAATTCCATAGTTTTGCAAAGCCCAGTGCTGTTCTTGGAGTCTTGGGCAAAATGGCAAGCAGAAAAGGATCATTCCATGGTTTACACTTTCACTAGTGAATAGTGAAGGAGAGGATGGGGGTGACGAATGACACAGAGTTGGCCTGTTTTCCGTTGGACAGGTAGTGCCAGTGGgtagcttagttagcttgctaaagtaTTGGCTCTTCCATGACAACAAACATTACATTCCTACAGTAGcagtttacagtgtgtgtaCAAGCAGTGTAGGGGGGAGGGGCAAAGGTTGAAcactgtgtttacaaacagtaactgacaattccTCCTACATCATACAGACAGAGGATGACTCAAAGGAATACCCTTGATACATTAGTGGAGATACAATTAATGCAGATGCTTCCTGACAGGTGTACAGCATGACACAATGAAGGTGTCATCATCCCATTGCGTTCTCTGATTTGACTTTTTCCCTTTGGATTAAAGCATCAAACGAATACAAAGTTATTCTGAGAGGTCACTTTCATGCAGTGATGAAACATGTCTACCTAGATGGAAGTTTTATCCCTGAGGATGACAATTCCCCTCATTGACGGGGCAGAGGGGGGGTCACTGAGCGAGTATGGAAATGTGAGTATGATGATGTAAATCAGTCACCGGATCTCAACATCTCTTAACACCTATGAGATATTTTACAGCGATGCCTCTCTACCaccatcatcaaaacatcaaatGACAGAATA carries:
- the sytl1 gene encoding synaptotagmin-like protein 1, with product MEGELTDSSLDLSHLTDDEQSTILQVLQRDLELRLRDEGRVRVLEETEKDKARFRFLSGEWFSEERSKRHRNRSSAYALVHATIRHRKTKSRDVPLAGLFNGEREETSLNNNTSPEAETRLKDGNAEESGGSLASLKPALTSRTKSPATQSLVVRNSSSSSKECDRRSNGHSEELEEEFDGHNGDTDSLSSSLTEPDPASVITSSSNGSLHSGYTLSGSMMSLFSSGDFGVVEVKGRIQFSLAYDTQKEELHIKVYRCEDIAPARKNRSDPYVKTYLLPDKSSHSKKKTAVKKKTLNPVYDQTLRYKVRVGELRSRTLNLSVWHAEPLGRNVFLGEVEVSLSVWDWTYTQPLWQDLQPRVHLNPDSISSRGTILLSIKFIPDGYEGDGLPLTGELHIWLREAQGLLANKGGAIDSFVRSYILPDASRQSGQKTRVVKRSISPTYNHTMVYDGFHTSDLREACAELTVWQREGLKQRILGGVRLSCGTGLSYGEPVSWMDSTEDEVAVWTSMIKNPNNWIDATLSIRTNLTQRND